In Sodalis ligni, a single genomic region encodes these proteins:
- a CDS encoding (2Fe-2S)-binding protein, whose protein sequence is MTLLITILVDGQAFTVPDGITVAAALAYTDKQTTRRSVSGQWRTPFCGMGICQECRVTINGLRRPACQTICRENMHIERIQ, encoded by the coding sequence GTGACGCTGCTGATAACCATTTTGGTGGACGGGCAGGCTTTCACCGTGCCCGACGGGATAACCGTGGCGGCCGCCCTGGCCTATACCGATAAGCAGACCACCCGACGCTCGGTGTCCGGGCAGTGGCGAACGCCGTTTTGCGGCATGGGTATCTGCCAGGAGTGCCGGGTGACCATCAACGGGCTGCGCCGCCCGGCGTGCCAAACGATTTGCCGGGAAAACATGCATATCGAGAGGATTCAATAA
- a CDS encoding NAD(P)/FAD-dependent oxidoreductase — translation MPDLDLYLSRGFNRLDRDFNCELLIVGAGPAGMAAACAAAKSGISIMILDDNPSPGGQIWRDGPAVSLPEEARHYRRQLEQLPNVSLLCGAKLIATVGDKKWLYEQETASGIIRYERLILCSGARELLLPFPGWTLAGVSGAGALQAFIKSGLPVKDQRIALAGSGPLLLAAAQAVKKAGGQVVLLAEQAPASRLARLFLSLWRWPDKLQQSFSLTDPHYRFNSHVLAAEGEGKVERVIVRQGRRRIIVACDRLACGFGLLSNIEPALVLGCAIDGQAIRVDEWQQTSRADIYAAGECAGVGGSELALVTGSIAGYAASGNREAAARLWRERRRWRRFANAMERAFRLDKRLKQLPRPDTLVCRCEDVALQQISGAADWRQAKIHSRCGMGACQGKVCGAATRFLLDWPLATPRVPLAPARLSTLIKAWRAEGKET, via the coding sequence ATGCCTGATCTGGATTTATATCTGTCGAGAGGTTTCAATCGGCTTGACCGGGATTTCAACTGTGAGCTGCTTATCGTCGGGGCCGGTCCGGCCGGCATGGCGGCGGCCTGCGCCGCGGCGAAAAGCGGCATAAGCATCATGATTCTGGATGACAATCCCTCTCCCGGCGGTCAAATCTGGCGCGATGGCCCGGCGGTAAGCCTGCCGGAGGAGGCCCGGCATTACCGGCGACAGCTTGAGCAACTGCCTAACGTCTCCTTGCTCTGCGGCGCCAAGCTTATCGCTACGGTGGGGGACAAAAAGTGGCTGTATGAGCAGGAAACCGCCAGCGGCATTATCCGCTATGAGCGGCTGATTCTTTGCAGCGGGGCGCGGGAACTGCTGCTGCCGTTCCCCGGCTGGACCCTGGCGGGGGTCAGCGGCGCGGGGGCGCTCCAAGCCTTTATCAAGAGCGGGCTGCCGGTGAAAGACCAAAGAATCGCCCTGGCAGGCAGCGGACCTTTGCTGCTGGCGGCGGCGCAGGCGGTCAAAAAAGCCGGCGGCCAGGTGGTTTTACTGGCGGAGCAGGCGCCTGCGTCGCGCCTGGCGCGGCTTTTTCTGAGCCTATGGCGCTGGCCGGACAAGCTGCAGCAGTCTTTTTCGCTGACCGATCCTCATTATCGGTTCAACAGCCATGTGCTGGCGGCGGAAGGCGAGGGCAAGGTAGAACGGGTGATTGTCCGCCAGGGACGGCGGCGCATCATCGTAGCGTGCGACCGGCTGGCTTGCGGTTTCGGCCTGCTGTCCAATATTGAACCGGCTCTGGTGCTGGGATGTGCCATTGACGGGCAGGCGATACGGGTAGATGAGTGGCAGCAAACCAGCCGGGCGGATATCTATGCCGCCGGCGAGTGCGCTGGGGTCGGCGGCAGCGAACTGGCGCTGGTGACCGGAAGCATCGCCGGCTATGCCGCCAGCGGCAATCGGGAAGCAGCCGCCAGGCTATGGCGGGAGCGCCGTCGCTGGCGGCGATTCGCCAATGCGATGGAGCGCGCCTTCCGTCTGGACAAAAGATTAAAGCAATTGCCGCGGCCGGACACCCTGGTGTGCCGCTGCGAAGATGTCGCCCTGCAGCAGATTTCCGGCGCGGCGGACTGGCGGCAGGCCAAAATCCACAGCCGTTGCGGCATGGGCGCCTGCCAGGGAAAAGTGTGCGGCGCCGCGACGCGCTTTTTGCTGGACTGGCCGCTGGCGACGCCCCGTGTGCCGCTGGCGCCCGCCAGGTTGAGCACCCTTATCAAGGCGTGGAGAGCGGAGGGAAAAGAGACCTGA
- a CDS encoding GntR family transcriptional regulator, with translation MSLSLLNPPNLGAAPSASEVITKHLREAIIAGHFADDEPIRQDDIARLFNVSKIPVREALKRLEAEGLVQFFRHRGAMVVRISEQELAQIFEVRILLEVQAIRLALPNLTADHLARAQAICDQFIADDDVGRWAELNWAFHYCLYEAAQRPFLVNLIRSIHDKIERFLRMQMSLSPDGKMRADREHRAILAACGQGNEEQVTQLIEQHIIGVCQTLLTYLPKPHDRRS, from the coding sequence ATGTCCCTTTCCTTGCTGAATCCACCGAATCTGGGTGCTGCGCCCTCGGCGTCGGAGGTGATCACCAAACATTTGCGTGAGGCGATTATCGCCGGCCATTTCGCCGACGATGAGCCGATCCGGCAGGATGATATCGCCCGTCTGTTCAACGTCAGCAAGATCCCGGTGCGCGAAGCGCTGAAGCGGCTGGAAGCCGAAGGGCTGGTGCAATTCTTCCGCCACCGCGGCGCGATGGTGGTACGTATCTCCGAGCAGGAGCTGGCGCAAATCTTTGAAGTGCGCATCCTGCTGGAAGTCCAGGCCATACGGCTGGCGCTGCCTAATCTCACCGCCGATCATCTGGCCCGGGCGCAGGCCATCTGCGATCAGTTTATCGCTGACGACGACGTGGGCCGCTGGGCGGAGCTGAACTGGGCTTTTCACTACTGTCTGTATGAAGCGGCGCAGCGCCCGTTTCTGGTGAACCTTATCCGTTCCATCCATGACAAGATTGAGCGTTTTTTGCGTATGCAGATGAGCCTGTCCCCGGACGGCAAGATGCGGGCCGACCGTGAACACCGGGCGATCCTCGCCGCCTGCGGGCAGGGAAACGAGGAACAGGTGACGCAGCTTATTGAACAGCACATCATCGGCGTGTGCCAGACGCTGCTCACCTATTTGCCCAAACCCCATGACCGCCGGTCCTAA
- a CDS encoding transporter substrate-binding domain-containing protein, translating into MKRQSLAAIIASLICAFTIAQAQADKLDDIINSGKLRCAVTLDFPPMGSRDAGNNPVGFDVDYCNDLAKTLGVTAEVVETPFPDRIPALMSNWADVIVASTSDTLERAKTIAMSIPYFAFQQVVLTRDGTGINTYNDMKGHPVGNTAGTFEGLALEADVKKWGGGSFRAYQTENDTILALSQGHIDGTVVTLPWPPRLSKPANTKG; encoded by the coding sequence ATGAAACGTCAGTCTCTCGCCGCAATCATTGCCAGCCTGATCTGTGCCTTTACCATTGCCCAGGCCCAGGCCGATAAACTCGATGACATCATCAACTCCGGTAAGCTGCGCTGCGCCGTTACCCTGGATTTCCCGCCCATGGGATCCCGGGACGCCGGTAATAATCCGGTGGGCTTTGATGTGGACTACTGTAACGATTTGGCGAAAACACTGGGCGTTACCGCCGAAGTAGTTGAAACGCCGTTCCCCGATCGTATCCCGGCGCTGATGTCCAATTGGGCCGACGTTATCGTCGCGTCCACATCCGATACGCTGGAGCGCGCCAAAACCATCGCCATGAGCATTCCCTATTTCGCCTTCCAGCAGGTGGTGCTGACCCGCGACGGCACCGGCATCAATACCTATAACGATATGAAAGGGCATCCGGTGGGCAATACCGCCGGCACCTTTGAGGGACTGGCGCTGGAAGCGGATGTGAAAAAATGGGGCGGCGGCAGCTTTAGAGCCTACCAGACCGAGAACGACACCATTCTGGCGCTGAGCCAGGGGCATATCGACGGTACGGTGGTCACCTTACCGTGGCCGCCGCGTCTATCAAAACCGGCAAATACAAAGGGCTGA
- a CDS encoding aconitase X, protein MITTMTARGRFLITGSARGEVLFSHTGLSFWGGVDGASGDIIDHHHPLHGRSLAGKALAIPSGRGSCTGSSVLLELILNGHGPAALLLSQADDILALGVLVARQLFARDLPVIALDQDTFGKLAECLRVDIGDDRLRAFCQDGLCCLDVPLTRPETGLFVLSGEDCAMLAGDQGESVRQAMEIVVYMARLQQAAGLISVSQVHIDGCIYTGSASLAFARQWLDWGARVRVPTTLNAVSVDCRRWRELDIDPAEGEPASQLAQAYLQLGATGSFTCAPYLLSSAPRAGEHIAWSESNAVAFANSVLAARTQKYPDFLDLCIALTGRAPLWGPHLDASRRAEVQIDVPLPAEADDSLYPLLGHMAGELSPNHIPVICGLEHSGMSRDDLKAFSAAFATTSAAPMFHIAGVTPEATVPADALGGRPPLRHYRLTMADLLSAWQALNTAIDSGVQLVALGNPHLSLTEYARLAQLCRDGERHPDVALVLTSGREVHRQAEQAGYVATLEAFGARCINDTCWCMLRRPVVPAHADTLMTNSGKYAHYAPGLVDCRVHFASLADCIAAARQGYAEISPPRWLMPPADALGHRADDRVHGAANGTAKVSTDGAITGTTITGTTGGSQTDA, encoded by the coding sequence ATGATAACAACGATGACGGCACGGGGGCGCTTTCTGATTACCGGCAGCGCCCGGGGCGAAGTGTTATTCAGCCATACCGGCCTGAGCTTCTGGGGCGGCGTTGACGGCGCCAGCGGCGACATCATCGATCATCATCATCCGCTCCACGGCCGCTCCCTGGCGGGCAAAGCGCTGGCGATACCCAGCGGACGCGGGTCCTGCACCGGCAGCAGCGTGCTGCTGGAGCTTATCCTCAACGGCCACGGGCCGGCGGCGCTGCTGCTGTCGCAAGCGGATGATATCCTGGCGCTGGGGGTACTGGTGGCGCGCCAGCTGTTTGCCCGCGACCTGCCGGTTATCGCCCTTGATCAGGACACCTTCGGGAAACTAGCGGAGTGCCTGCGGGTGGACATCGGCGATGACCGGCTGCGGGCCTTCTGCCAGGACGGGCTGTGTTGCCTGGATGTTCCGCTGACCCGGCCCGAGACCGGACTGTTCGTCTTAAGCGGCGAAGATTGCGCCATGCTGGCGGGAGACCAGGGCGAATCGGTGCGGCAGGCTATGGAAATCGTGGTGTATATGGCGCGGCTGCAGCAGGCGGCGGGACTGATTTCCGTGAGCCAGGTGCATATCGACGGCTGTATCTATACCGGCAGCGCCAGCCTGGCCTTTGCCCGGCAATGGCTGGACTGGGGCGCCAGAGTGCGGGTGCCCACCACCCTTAACGCGGTGTCGGTGGATTGCCGCCGCTGGCGGGAGCTGGACATCGATCCTGCGGAAGGGGAGCCGGCAAGCCAACTGGCGCAAGCCTATCTGCAATTGGGGGCGACGGGCAGCTTTACCTGCGCCCCCTATCTGCTCTCCAGCGCGCCAAGGGCCGGCGAACATATCGCCTGGTCAGAGTCCAACGCCGTGGCCTTTGCCAACAGCGTGCTGGCGGCGCGAACCCAGAAATACCCTGATTTTCTCGATTTGTGCATCGCCCTTACCGGCCGGGCGCCTCTCTGGGGTCCGCATCTTGACGCGTCGCGCCGCGCCGAGGTGCAAATCGACGTTCCGCTGCCCGCGGAGGCGGACGATTCCCTCTATCCGCTGCTGGGGCATATGGCAGGGGAGCTGTCCCCCAACCATATCCCGGTGATCTGCGGCCTGGAACACAGCGGGATGAGCCGGGATGATTTGAAAGCCTTCAGCGCCGCCTTCGCCACCACCTCGGCGGCGCCGATGTTTCACATCGCCGGCGTTACACCCGAAGCAACCGTTCCGGCGGACGCGCTTGGCGGCCGGCCCCCCCTGCGGCATTACCGCTTGACCATGGCGGACCTGTTGTCGGCCTGGCAGGCGCTCAATACCGCTATTGATAGTGGGGTACAGCTGGTGGCCTTGGGCAATCCCCATCTGTCCCTGACGGAATATGCCCGGCTGGCGCAGCTGTGCCGGGACGGGGAACGGCACCCGGATGTGGCGCTGGTGCTCACCAGCGGCCGGGAGGTGCATCGCCAGGCCGAACAGGCCGGCTATGTGGCGACCCTTGAGGCCTTCGGCGCCCGATGCATCAACGATACCTGCTGGTGCATGCTGCGCCGTCCGGTGGTGCCGGCGCATGCCGACACGTTAATGACCAACTCCGGCAAATATGCCCACTACGCCCCGGGGCTGGTGGATTGCCGCGTTCATTTTGCCTCGCTGGCGGACTGTATCGCGGCGGCCCGCCAAGGCTACGCCGAAATTTCGCCGCCCCGCTGGCTGATGCCGCCCGCCGACGCTTTGGGCCACAGGGCCGACGACAGGGTCCACGGCGCAGCCAACGGTACGGCCAAGGTTTCAACCGATGGCGCGATCACGGGTACAACGATCACGGGTACAACGGGAGGCTCGCAAACGGATGCTTAA
- a CDS encoding amino acid ABC transporter permease: MLNYSFHWNAAFRALPEMLAGSWITFYTAVLSMVLGVIIALLLTMMRVGPWRILRMFAEAWVSLARNTPALFQVYILYFGLGAFGFYVSSWIALLLGITFNNAGYLAENFRGGLRAVPETQMRAARSLGMTSFQAWRLIVMPQLLRVVFYPMTNQMVWAVLMTSLGVVVGLDNDLTGVTQAWNVKTYRTFEFFAIAAALYYLIAKAVMLVGRLMAWRLFRY; this comes from the coding sequence ATGCTTAATTACAGTTTTCACTGGAATGCCGCGTTCCGCGCCTTGCCGGAGATGCTGGCGGGCAGTTGGATCACCTTTTACACCGCCGTGCTGTCCATGGTGCTGGGGGTGATCATCGCCCTGCTGCTGACCATGATGCGCGTCGGTCCCTGGCGTATTCTGCGGATGTTTGCCGAGGCCTGGGTGTCGCTGGCCCGCAATACCCCCGCGCTGTTCCAGGTTTACATTCTGTACTTCGGCCTCGGCGCCTTTGGTTTTTATGTGAGTTCCTGGATTGCGCTGCTGCTGGGTATTACGTTCAACAACGCCGGTTATCTGGCGGAAAACTTTCGCGGCGGCCTGCGGGCGGTACCGGAAACCCAGATGCGGGCCGCGCGTTCCCTCGGCATGACGTCTTTCCAGGCCTGGCGGCTGATTGTGATGCCGCAGTTATTGCGGGTGGTGTTCTACCCGATGACCAACCAGATGGTGTGGGCGGTGCTGATGACTTCCCTGGGGGTAGTGGTGGGGCTGGACAACGATCTCACCGGCGTAACCCAGGCCTGGAACGTCAAGACCTACCGGACGTTTGAGTTTTTCGCCATTGCCGCCGCGCTCTACTACCTGATTGCCAAAGCCGTGATGCTGGTGGGCCGGCTGATGGCCTGGAGACTGTTCCGTTACTGA
- a CDS encoding amino acid ABC transporter permease, translating into MFSTSLTGTDLLYLLQGAGVTLELTLCAMLAGTVVGVVIGILYTLLPRLSIPLAWFMDIFRSVPLLIQFVLFNAFKSIIGLNWSAFAVACVVLGIYTASFCGEIVRGSVLSVPDNLQRAGRSLGMSRGQSLRHIVLPLALRVAFPSWLSLSLSVMKDTALVMWIGIIELLRASQNIITRIQEPLLVLCIAGAMYYLMSLVIARIGVRLEKRWQEND; encoded by the coding sequence ATGTTTAGCACCAGCCTTACCGGTACCGATTTGCTCTACCTGCTGCAAGGGGCGGGGGTAACCCTGGAACTGACGCTGTGCGCCATGCTGGCGGGCACCGTGGTCGGCGTGGTTATCGGCATTCTCTATACCCTGCTGCCCCGGCTCTCCATCCCGTTGGCCTGGTTTATGGATATTTTCCGCAGCGTGCCGCTACTGATCCAGTTCGTGCTGTTCAACGCCTTCAAAAGCATTATCGGCCTTAACTGGAGCGCCTTTGCCGTCGCCTGCGTGGTGCTGGGCATCTATACAGCCTCCTTTTGCGGGGAAATCGTCCGCGGCAGCGTGTTATCGGTACCGGATAATCTGCAACGGGCCGGGCGCTCCCTGGGTATGAGCCGGGGCCAGTCCCTGCGCCATATCGTGCTGCCGCTGGCGCTGCGGGTGGCTTTTCCCAGCTGGCTGAGCCTGTCGTTATCCGTGATGAAGGACACTGCGCTGGTGATGTGGATCGGCATCATCGAATTGCTGCGGGCCTCGCAAAACATTATTACCCGCATTCAGGAACCGCTGCTGGTGCTGTGCATCGCCGGGGCCATGTATTACCTGATGAGCCTGGTTATCGCGCGTATCGGCGTCCGGCTGGAAAAGAGGTGGCAGGAAAATGATTGA
- a CDS encoding amino acid ABC transporter ATP-binding protein, with the protein MIEIKELHKSYGNLEVVKGVDLTVNKGEVLSIIGGSGSGKSTLLMCINGLEPIQKGRILVDGVEVHDRRTDLNKLRCKIGIVFQQWNAFPHLTVLENVMLAPRKVLGKSKQEAEEMAVRQLTHVGLANKLSVYPSRLSGGQQQRMAIARALAMSPDYMLFDEATSALDPQLVGEVLDTMRLLAEEGMTMILVTHEIRFARDVSDRVAFFHYGRVHEIGTPDQVIGQPQRPETAEFLKSVR; encoded by the coding sequence ATGATTGAAATAAAAGAATTGCACAAGTCCTACGGCAACCTTGAAGTGGTGAAGGGTGTTGACCTGACGGTGAACAAAGGCGAAGTGCTGTCGATTATCGGCGGTTCCGGCTCGGGAAAATCCACCCTGCTGATGTGCATTAACGGTCTCGAACCCATTCAAAAAGGCCGGATACTGGTGGACGGCGTTGAGGTTCACGACCGCCGCACCGATTTGAACAAGCTCCGCTGCAAGATAGGTATCGTATTTCAGCAGTGGAACGCCTTTCCCCACTTGACGGTGCTGGAGAACGTTATGCTGGCGCCGCGAAAGGTGCTGGGAAAAAGCAAACAGGAAGCGGAAGAGATGGCGGTGCGCCAACTGACGCACGTCGGCCTGGCGAACAAGCTGTCGGTTTATCCCAGCCGCCTTTCCGGCGGACAGCAGCAGCGCATGGCTATTGCCCGGGCGCTGGCGATGTCGCCGGATTATATGCTGTTCGACGAGGCCACATCCGCTCTCGATCCCCAACTGGTGGGGGAAGTCCTGGATACCATGCGGCTTCTGGCGGAAGAAGGCATGACCATGATCCTGGTAACCCATGAAATTCGCTTCGCCCGCGACGTCTCCGACCGGGTGGCGTTTTTCCATTACGGACGGGTCCATGAAATCGGCACGCCGGATCAGGTTATAGGCCAGCCTCAGCGTCCTGAAACGGCGGAATTTCTAAAATCGGTGAGATAG
- a CDS encoding trans-3-hydroxy-L-proline dehydratase: MRSAKIIHVVSCHAEGEVGDVIVGGVAPPPGETLWQQSRWIARDETLRNFVLNEPRGGVFRHVNLLVPPKDPRAQMAWIIMEPADTPPMSGSNSLCVATVLLDSGILEMHEPETRLVLEAPGGLIEVLAHCRNGKTESVEVRNVPSFADKLDAALEVPGIGTLQVDTAYGGDSFVIVDAQKLGFALTADEAADLVATGIKITRAANEQLGFVHPLNPDWDHISFCQLASAVKRDQQGLSATNAVVIRPGKIDRSPCGTGCSARMAVLHAKGMLQVNEPFVSHSIIGSTFHCRIDGLTDVAGRVAILPRIAGRAWITGTHQLLLDPADPWPQGYRLSDTWPVGITNS, from the coding sequence ATGCGTTCAGCCAAAATCATTCATGTCGTCAGCTGTCATGCGGAAGGGGAAGTGGGGGATGTGATCGTCGGCGGCGTGGCGCCGCCGCCGGGGGAGACCCTTTGGCAGCAGTCCCGCTGGATAGCCCGTGACGAAACCCTGCGCAATTTCGTCCTGAACGAGCCGCGCGGCGGGGTCTTCCGCCATGTCAACCTGCTGGTGCCGCCGAAAGATCCCAGGGCGCAGATGGCCTGGATTATTATGGAACCGGCGGATACGCCGCCCATGTCCGGATCGAATTCCCTGTGTGTCGCCACCGTATTGCTCGACAGCGGCATCCTGGAGATGCATGAACCGGAAACCCGGCTGGTGCTGGAAGCACCCGGCGGTTTAATCGAGGTGCTGGCACACTGCCGCAACGGCAAGACCGAATCGGTAGAGGTGCGCAACGTGCCTTCTTTTGCGGACAAACTGGATGCCGCGCTGGAGGTTCCCGGCATCGGCACCTTGCAGGTGGATACCGCTTACGGCGGCGACAGCTTTGTGATTGTCGACGCCCAAAAGCTGGGATTCGCCCTGACCGCCGATGAAGCCGCCGATCTGGTGGCCACTGGCATAAAGATTACCCGTGCCGCTAATGAACAGCTGGGGTTTGTCCATCCGCTTAATCCGGACTGGGATCATATCTCCTTTTGCCAGTTAGCCTCGGCGGTTAAGCGCGATCAACAGGGGCTGAGCGCCACCAACGCGGTGGTGATTCGTCCGGGTAAAATCGACCGCTCCCCCTGCGGCACCGGCTGCTCGGCGCGCATGGCGGTCCTGCACGCCAAGGGCATGCTGCAGGTGAATGAGCCGTTTGTCAGCCATTCCATTATCGGTTCCACGTTTCACTGCCGCATTGACGGCCTGACCGACGTGGCCGGCAGAGTGGCCATTCTGCCACGCATTGCCGGCCGGGCGTGGATTACCGGCACCCACCAACTGCTGTTGGATCCGGCTGACCCCTGGCCGCAGGGCTATCGCCTGTCCGACACCTGGCCGGTGGGAATCACGAATTCTTAA
- a CDS encoding dihydrodipicolinate synthase family protein, with translation MAQQVSWSGVFPAVTTQFNEDFSVNLEATHQVINGLIRDGVSGLVICGTVGENTSLSMAEKVSIVEMAKDAAKGRVPVISGIAEFTSANALTMAKEVQRIGADGIMLMPALVYSSKPFETAAHYRTVASGIDLPVMVYNNPPVYKNDVTPDILISLADCDNIVCFKDSSGDTRRFIDVRNEVGDRFILFAGLDDVVLESIAVGAVGWVSGMSNAFPKEGETLFRLAKAGRFAEAIPLYEWFMPLLHLDARPDLVQCIKLCEAIMQRGSALTRPPRLALQDEEQRYIEKIMQHALAHRPQLPDVGL, from the coding sequence ATGGCGCAACAGGTTAGCTGGAGTGGGGTATTCCCTGCCGTTACCACCCAATTCAACGAAGATTTTTCCGTGAATCTGGAGGCCACCCATCAGGTGATCAATGGGCTTATCCGAGACGGGGTGTCCGGCCTGGTGATTTGCGGCACGGTGGGTGAGAACACGTCGCTGAGCATGGCGGAGAAGGTCAGCATCGTGGAAATGGCCAAAGACGCCGCCAAGGGACGGGTACCGGTGATTTCCGGCATCGCCGAGTTTACCAGCGCCAACGCCCTGACGATGGCCAAAGAGGTGCAGCGTATCGGCGCGGACGGCATTATGCTGATGCCGGCGCTGGTTTACTCGTCCAAGCCCTTTGAAACCGCGGCCCATTACCGCACCGTGGCCAGCGGTATTGATTTGCCGGTGATGGTGTATAACAATCCGCCGGTGTATAAAAACGACGTGACGCCGGATATTCTGATTTCCCTGGCGGATTGCGACAACATCGTTTGTTTTAAAGATTCCTCCGGCGATACCCGCCGTTTTATCGACGTGCGCAATGAGGTGGGGGATCGGTTTATCCTATTCGCCGGGCTGGACGATGTCGTGCTGGAGAGCATCGCCGTCGGGGCGGTGGGCTGGGTATCGGGGATGTCCAATGCGTTCCCGAAAGAGGGTGAAACCCTGTTCCGGCTGGCGAAAGCCGGGCGCTTTGCCGAAGCGATACCGTTATATGAGTGGTTTATGCCGCTGCTGCATTTGGATGCCCGGCCTGATTTGGTGCAGTGCATCAAGCTGTGCGAAGCCATCATGCAGCGGGGTTCGGCCCTGACCCGCCCGCCGCGGTTGGCGTTGCAGGATGAGGAGCAGCGATATATCGAAAAAATCATGCAGCACGCTCTGGCCCATCGCCCGCAGTTGCCGGATGTCGGTTTATAA
- a CDS encoding Ldh family oxidoreductase, giving the protein MAQLSLDDARALAHTILRHHGFSEDHADAIADTMAAGQRDECASHGLYRLLGCIATLKAGKAVADAQPETHDIAPALLKVDAKGGFSPLAFRRGLSPALEKARQNGLAAFAINHCVHFSALWVEIEEITAAGMVALACTPSHAWVAPAGGSKPLFGTNPFAFGWPRTGQLPFVFDFATSAIARGEIELHRREGKPVPPGWGIDDKGQPTTDAAAILAGAMLTFGGHKGSALSAMIELIAGPLIGDFTSAESRAWDNGAGALPYHGELIIILDPRRFLGAQAEEHLARAEPLFAAMAQNGRLPSQRRYEARQRSLAQGITLPDALYRDLLALLD; this is encoded by the coding sequence ATGGCACAGCTCTCATTAGACGACGCACGCGCCCTGGCGCACACTATCTTGCGCCATCATGGCTTCAGTGAAGACCACGCGGACGCCATCGCCGACACCATGGCGGCCGGCCAACGGGACGAATGCGCTTCCCATGGCTTATACCGCCTGCTGGGCTGCATCGCCACGCTCAAGGCCGGCAAAGCGGTGGCGGACGCACAGCCGGAAACCCACGACATCGCCCCCGCGCTGCTGAAGGTGGATGCCAAAGGCGGCTTCTCCCCGCTGGCTTTTCGCCGCGGCCTGTCTCCGGCGCTGGAAAAAGCCCGGCAAAACGGCTTAGCGGCCTTTGCCATCAATCACTGCGTACATTTTTCCGCCCTCTGGGTGGAAATCGAGGAAATCACCGCCGCCGGCATGGTGGCGCTGGCCTGCACCCCCAGCCACGCCTGGGTGGCGCCGGCGGGCGGCAGCAAACCCCTGTTCGGCACCAACCCTTTCGCTTTCGGCTGGCCCCGAACCGGACAGTTGCCGTTCGTGTTCGATTTCGCCACCAGCGCCATCGCCCGGGGTGAAATCGAGCTGCACCGTCGGGAAGGAAAACCGGTTCCCCCCGGCTGGGGCATTGACGATAAGGGCCAACCCACCACCGATGCCGCCGCCATCCTGGCCGGCGCCATGCTAACCTTCGGCGGCCATAAAGGATCGGCGCTGTCCGCCATGATCGAACTGATTGCCGGCCCCCTGATCGGCGATTTCACCAGCGCCGAATCCCGTGCCTGGGACAATGGCGCCGGCGCGCTGCCCTATCACGGCGAGCTGATTATCATCCTCGACCCCAGGCGTTTTCTCGGCGCCCAGGCAGAGGAACACCTGGCCCGCGCCGAACCGCTGTTCGCCGCCATGGCGCAAAACGGCCGCCTGCCTTCTCAGCGGCGCTATGAAGCCCGGCAGCGCAGTCTGGCACAAGGAATCACCCTGCCGGATGCGCTTTATCGGGATTTGCTGGCGCTGCTGGACTAA
- a CDS encoding ROK family protein produces MQSLITHYGAGLPPHTPLALSTAGLISSQTGELLSVNIPAFTGRPLAAALSAALNRPVSAANDADCFVLAEAHAGEAQGCTVVAGIILGTGVGGGLVINGQLVRGHGGVTGEWGHGAITRTELALNGKTYPIPRLSCPCGQIGCLDTLGGARGMERLHRHFHQRDRSSMEIVDGWLNQQPDSTLTVNAWLQLVAEPLALLVNILGPSKIVAGGGLASSAPLIAALDKQARAGVLHRYDRPLVTPGKFLTQGGLVGASVLARMV; encoded by the coding sequence ATGCAATCCCTGATAACACACTATGGCGCGGGTTTACCGCCGCACACCCCGCTGGCGCTGTCCACCGCCGGATTGATTTCATCGCAAACCGGCGAACTGCTGTCGGTAAACATCCCGGCATTTACCGGCCGGCCACTGGCGGCGGCACTCAGCGCGGCCTTAAACCGTCCGGTCAGCGCCGCCAACGATGCGGACTGTTTTGTCCTGGCCGAAGCCCATGCCGGTGAAGCACAAGGTTGTACGGTAGTGGCGGGGATAATCCTCGGCACCGGCGTCGGCGGCGGACTGGTGATTAACGGCCAACTGGTGCGCGGCCACGGCGGCGTCACCGGTGAATGGGGCCACGGCGCCATTACCCGCACTGAGCTGGCGCTTAACGGAAAAACCTATCCCATTCCCCGTCTGTCTTGCCCCTGCGGACAAATCGGCTGTCTCGACACCCTCGGCGGCGCCCGCGGCATGGAGCGGCTGCACCGCCATTTCCACCAGCGGGACCGCTCCAGCATGGAGATCGTCGATGGCTGGCTTAATCAACAGCCGGACAGCACGCTGACGGTGAACGCCTGGCTTCAGTTGGTGGCCGAACCGCTGGCGCTGCTGGTGAATATTCTCGGACCGTCGAAAATCGTCGCCGGCGGCGGCCTGGCCTCCTCCGCACCGCTGATTGCCGCACTGGACAAACAGGCACGCGCTGGGGTACTGCATCGTTACGACCGGCCCCTGGTGACGCCCGGCAAATTCCTCACCCAGGGCGGACTGGTTGGCGCATCGGTACTGGCCAGGATGGTGTAG